From a single Muntiacus reevesi chromosome 14, mMunRee1.1, whole genome shotgun sequence genomic region:
- the LOC136146559 gene encoding uncharacterized protein produces MGVAKVALESAFVKEEKVRLVQVLVIDGASPSRLISLIRAGSRIHNPRLNSVAAAERVTTQGAQRPGWYFQRPQSLTSTVAEAPTELHRHRGPRLSLAGHAAALSPAPGFKNGNVFESKETRADTLTHARARPCLAKKKKKKNGIKGKGWPQKLVVWLKNKQTNTLAPVRSHLSLTPATISPNAPTWDGLSTFAVPWRKVRKQGPRSRGRWLGPGPGTPSCPGVLSPLLPLLPTPGGHLPASCAVSRTSRRAAWDPVSQRTHICRGARRAEKRNLLLPKGKTILLKVAERLKSISKASSGLYVLSQAGTAAGETRMDTVVEKSVVGGASPGTAELRGRFEGNLTLRSW; encoded by the exons ATGGGCGTTGCTAAGGTTGCTTTGGAAAGCGCatttgtaaaagaagaaaaagttagaCTTGTCCAAGTGCTTGTAATTGACGGTGCATCTCCCTCGCGTTTGATCTCATTGATTCGCGCCGGTTCCCGGATCCATAACCCGCGTTTAAATAGCGTGGCAGCGGCGGAGCGTGTTACCACACAAGGCGCGCAGAGGCCGGGCTGGTATTTCCagcgg CCGCAATCGCTCACTTCTACAGTCGCGGAAGCCCCCACCGAGCTACACCGCCACCGGGGTCCCCGCCTCTCCCTGGCCGGGCACGCGGCAGCTCTGTCTCCAGCTCCgggctttaaaaatggaaatgtgtTTGAAAGTAAAGAAACGCGcgcagacacactcacacacgcgcgcgcgcgcccgtgccttgcaaaaaaaaaaaaaaaaaaaaacgggatTAAGGGAAAGGGATGGCCCCAGAAATTGGTGGTTtggttgaaaaacaaacaaacaaacaccctgGCTCCCGTTCGCTCTCACCTGTCTCTCACTCCAGCCACAATCTCTCCAAACGCGCCAACTTGGGACGGGCTCTCGACCTTCGCGGTCCCCTGGCGCAAGGTCAGGAAACAGGGACCAAGGTCCCGGGGCAGATGGCTGGGTCCAGGGCCTGGAACGCCCAGCTGCCCGGGCGTCCTCAGCCCGCTtcttcccctgctccccacccccggcGGCCACCTCCCCGCGAGCTGCGCGGTTTCGCGCACGAGTCGCCGTGCCGCGTGGGATCCAGTGTCCCAGCGCACCCACATCTGCCGCGGCGCGCGGCGAGCAGAAAAGCGAAACTTGTTGCTTCCAAAGGGAAAAACGATTCTTCTGAAGGTAGCAGAACGCTTGAAAAGCATCTCCAAGGCGTCCTCTGGGCTTTACGTGCTAAGCCAG GCAGGCACAGCAGCGGGGGAGACGAGGATGGACACGGTCGTGGAGAAGTCGGTGGTCGGAGGAGCCTCGCCAGGGACCGCAGAGCTGCGGGGCAGGTTCGAAGGGAACTTGACCCTTCGATCGTGGTAA